In Streptomyces sclerotialus, the DNA window TCGGCTCGCGCCAGCGGTTCTCGCGGCCCGGCAGCTGGACGCCGTACACCTGGGCGATGCCCGCCAGCGCGGGCTGCCAGGCGCGGAACTGCTGGCAGCCGGCGCCGGCCGGGGGCAGGCAGAGCAGCGCGGGCAGGCGGCTGTCAGCGGGCCCGGTGGGCCAGGTGGAGATCCAGGTACCCATGGCGTCAGGCTCCTTCCGCCGCGGGGGCGGCCCCGGGTGCGTCCGGTGCCGCGGCGAGCCGGTCGAGTTCGGCCGCGAGGTCGGCGGCCGTCGGCCGGGCGAGGAGCTTGCCGAGGGTGATCCGCAGTCCTGTGGTGCGGCGCAGTTCGGCGATGGCGCGCGCCGCGGCCAGCGAGTGGCCGCCCAGCTCGAAGAAGTCGGCCTCCGGGCCGGGGACCTCGCGTCCGAGCACGTCGGCCCAGACCGCCATCACCTGGCGCTCGCGCGCGGTCCCTCCGGCGCTCGGTGTCCGTACGGGTACCGCCAGTTCGCGGGCCAGTGCCGCCCGGTCCGCCTTGCCGGTGGTCAGGGTGGGCAGCCGGTCGAGCACCCGTACGGTGGTGGGCACCGCCGCCTCGGGCAGCAGGTCCCGGCAGTGACCGGCGACGCGGTCGGGGAGGGTGCCCGGGTCGGCGCCGGGTGCGGCGAGCACGGCGAGGCCGAGGGCCTGTCCGTCGGACAGCGGGCAGCAGGCCGCGGCGACGACCTCGGGAAGCTCGGCGGCGATCCGCTCGACCTCGCCGAGTTCGACGCGGTGGCCGCGGACCTTCACCTGGTCGTCGCGGCGTCCCCGGTACTCCAGTTCGCCGCCGGGGCGGCGTACCACCAGGTCTCCGGTGCGGTACATCCGGGCGCCGCCGCCCTGGAACGGGTCGGGCAGGAAGCGCGTGGCGGTCAGCCCGGGGCGGCCCCGGTAGCCGCGGGCGACGGCGGGCCCGCCGAGGTACAGCTCGCCCTCCACCCCCGCCGGTACGGGGCGCAGTGCGTCGTCCAGGACGTAGGCCCGGTAGCCGGGCAGCGGTCGTCCGATCGCGCTCACATCGTCACCTCGCTCGCTGTCGGCCCAGGTCGCCGCGATGGTCACCTCGGTCGGTCCGTACACGTTGAGCAGCCGGCGGCCGTCCGCGAACCGTTCGGCGAGCGCGGCCGGGCAGGCTTCCCCGGCGACCACGACCAC includes these proteins:
- a CDS encoding non-ribosomal peptide synthetase: MTTRTAPPPPLFEALERWTREQPDATAVSAADGTLTYAALTARTAAVATALATAGTGPETAVGLLLGRSRESVPALLAVWSLGATAVPLDAGHPVERLGHVLRDAAASVLLADAVPAGLGLTGIRTLSPADCHRPAPGALAVTVPAPESCAYLIYTSGTTGRPKGVEVTYRGLDTFLTALAGLGLPAGGLGLNAVSPAFDGWLWCTLLYLLHGQGVALADLSLRGLREATATGRDPLPAGLRTASLTPSLLAAHGAGLGSAEVVVVAGEACPAALAERFADGRRLLNVYGPTEVTIAATWADSERGDDVSAIGRPLPGYRAYVLDDALRPVPAGVEGELYLGGPAVARGYRGRPGLTATRFLPDPFQGGGARMYRTGDLVVRRPGGELEYRGRRDDQVKVRGHRVELGEVERIAAELPEVVAAACCPLSDGQALGLAVLAAPGADPGTLPDRVAGHCRDLLPEAAVPTTVRVLDRLPTLTTGKADRAALARELAVPVRTPSAGGTARERQVMAVWADVLGREVPGPEADFFELGGHSLAAARAIAELRRTTGLRITLGKLLARPTAADLAAELDRLAAAPDAPGAAPAAEGA